The following are from one region of the Segatella oris genome:
- a CDS encoding OmpP1/FadL family transporter, giving the protein MKRLYISVAVLSLCGMSAMAQETYENTRLVDNDLNGTARYVGMGGAMEALGADVSTMSTNPAGVGLFRKSKVDLSFGLVSLQDATKFNSLGKTNASFDQIGFVYVLNKSSNSGFNIGFNYHKSRNFDQILGAANTLNNASQNKLTYQKYRNKVFTDKKSMTYNQIDGLYMDNLLYNKNAGKYYNYPATGYLYNEENMGYIGEYDVSLSGNINNRIYLGMTIGLHDVHYRNHSEYTENFVANADKIPGLTLNDNREITGTGYDVKFGAIFRPFDANAFRVGVYMNTPTWYDLTTSNYSTMTDGTTSVPTHESYDFRVDTPWKFGLSLGHTINNVVALGATYEYADYSAMSTRIKDGGYYDNWYGTYYESSHKDKAMNAHTQETLKGVHTLKLGAEFKVMPEWSVRLGYNYLSAMFNENGAKNGTIASPGSYYASSTSFVNWKATNRITCGVGYAHKNFNVDLAYQYSAQNGEYFPFANYYEGKTPSNEDNIATATKVNNKRHQLLLTLGYRF; this is encoded by the coding sequence ATGAAAAGGTTATATATTTCCGTTGCAGTGCTCTCCCTATGTGGCATGTCTGCAATGGCTCAGGAAACATATGAGAACACAAGACTCGTTGATAATGATTTGAATGGTACGGCCCGTTATGTTGGTATGGGTGGCGCTATGGAAGCACTCGGTGCTGATGTCTCAACGATGAGTACAAACCCTGCAGGTGTCGGCTTGTTCCGTAAGTCAAAGGTCGATTTATCTTTCGGATTGGTCAGTCTGCAGGATGCAACCAAGTTCAATTCGTTAGGTAAAACGAATGCCAGTTTTGATCAGATAGGTTTTGTATATGTGCTCAATAAAAGTTCTAATTCAGGTTTCAATATAGGTTTTAATTACCATAAGAGCCGCAACTTCGACCAGATTTTGGGTGCAGCCAACACGTTGAATAATGCTTCACAGAACAAATTGACTTATCAGAAGTATCGTAATAAAGTTTTTACGGACAAGAAAAGCATGACATATAACCAGATAGACGGGCTTTATATGGATAATCTTCTTTATAATAAGAACGCAGGAAAATATTATAATTATCCTGCTACAGGTTATCTTTATAATGAAGAGAACATGGGTTATATCGGCGAATATGATGTCAGTTTGAGCGGGAATATCAACAATCGTATTTATTTGGGTATGACAATTGGCTTGCATGACGTGCATTATCGCAATCATTCGGAATATACCGAGAACTTTGTTGCCAACGCAGATAAAATTCCTGGTTTGACTTTGAATGATAACAGAGAGATTACCGGTACTGGTTATGATGTCAAGTTTGGTGCAATTTTCCGTCCATTTGATGCGAATGCATTTCGTGTAGGTGTGTATATGAATACGCCGACATGGTATGATTTGACAACTTCGAATTATTCTACAATGACTGATGGAACTACATCTGTGCCTACACATGAGTCTTATGATTTCAGAGTTGACACCCCGTGGAAATTCGGTTTGAGCCTTGGTCATACGATCAATAATGTTGTTGCATTGGGAGCAACATATGAATATGCGGATTATAGTGCAATGAGTACGCGTATCAAGGATGGAGGCTATTATGATAACTGGTATGGTACTTACTATGAAAGCAGCCATAAAGACAAAGCAATGAATGCGCATACCCAAGAAACTTTGAAAGGTGTTCATACGCTGAAGTTAGGTGCTGAATTTAAGGTTATGCCTGAATGGTCAGTTCGTTTAGGTTATAATTACCTGAGTGCCATGTTTAATGAGAATGGTGCAAAGAACGGGACAATCGCTTCCCCAGGTTCTTATTATGCCAGTTCAACGAGTTTTGTGAACTGGAAAGCTACAAATCGCATTACATGCGGTGTTGGATATGCTCATAAGAACTTCAATGTAGATCTTGCTTATCAGTATAGTGCACAGAATGGAGAATACTTCCCGTTTGCTAACTATTATGAGGGCAAAACGCCTTCTAATGAAGACAATATTGCTACGGCAACTAAGGTAAACAATAAACGTCATCAGTTGCTGTTGACATTAGGCTACCGCTTCTAA